From a single Micromonospora pallida genomic region:
- a CDS encoding AfsR/SARP family transcriptional regulator codes for MDTGNQSTHLVEVRTFGKFEVFIKGRRVTRWRAGKARNLLQYLLLRPGRVVPRDVLFEALWPALDPPRGSLKVAVHTLRSILADSGAAATAGKNGSGISILTQECGYSIETTDVWVDFQEFGALILQAQDEQANGAQEDSLAKLRAAVALYQGDFLPGVTMPWAEPQREWLRSLALSALNRLVVAATEADDTLQVLNYCHKILEIDSLHEETYRTLIQLHGQLGQLGQAHRWYKLCSSRLREVVGIGPNEATRTVYREAVSGGLVTVTQQSRRLGPLAAMSGPSLERR; via the coding sequence ATGGACACTGGCAACCAATCGACGCACCTGGTGGAAGTTCGCACCTTCGGCAAGTTCGAAGTGTTCATAAAGGGACGCCGAGTCACCCGCTGGCGCGCGGGAAAGGCGCGCAACCTCCTTCAGTACCTACTGCTACGGCCAGGTCGCGTGGTGCCCAGGGACGTCCTTTTCGAAGCCCTTTGGCCGGCGCTCGACCCACCTCGAGGATCACTCAAGGTCGCGGTACACACCCTGCGCAGCATACTGGCCGACTCGGGTGCCGCCGCAACGGCCGGAAAAAACGGATCCGGAATAAGCATACTGACCCAGGAATGCGGCTACTCCATCGAGACGACCGACGTATGGGTCGACTTCCAGGAATTCGGCGCCCTCATCCTGCAGGCGCAGGACGAGCAGGCCAACGGGGCGCAGGAGGACTCGCTGGCGAAACTGCGGGCGGCCGTCGCGCTGTACCAGGGGGACTTCCTACCCGGAGTCACCATGCCCTGGGCCGAACCACAGCGCGAGTGGCTGAGGAGCCTGGCGTTGTCCGCGCTGAACCGGCTCGTGGTGGCCGCGACCGAGGCGGACGACACCCTCCAGGTGCTCAACTACTGCCACAAGATCCTGGAGATCGACTCGTTGCACGAGGAGACGTACCGGACCTTGATCCAGCTACACGGGCAGCTCGGCCAGCTCGGCCAGGCCCACCGCTGGTACAAGCTGTGTTCGTCGCGGCTCCGCGAGGTGGTCGGGATCGGCCCGAACGAGGCGACCCGGACGGTGTACCGGGAGGCCGTCAGCGGCGGGCTGGTCACCGTGACCCAGCAGAGCCGCCGCCTCGGTCCGCTGGCCGCGATGTCCGGGCCCTCGTTGGAACGGCGATGA
- a CDS encoding alpha/beta fold hydrolase: MSDSTGPRSPQLEALCRLVAEEIGTARIGVDDNFFEAGANSLTVIRIVGRVRTTFGVRIGPETVFRHPTVLAVAEQLKIDNQGTDALDPVLVLRPHGSRPPLFCVHPGGGMSWCYTSLLGSLDADRPVVGLQARGLRPGEQPARGGVPEMTDDYLRLIRDVQPRGPYHLLGWSFGGTVAHALACRMQQAGEEVGLLAVMDAEPVATAGPTGPPTARELMLGLLQEFGYDRRDLASMPLRPDRVVALLRQESSAMAYLEPAHVNAVLEVFANNHRAMDGYRPDLFDGDLEFFAASDESAVDASRWSPYVSGRTRVHPLPCTHRDIGRPEHLAEIARILDTVLA, from the coding sequence ATGAGCGACTCGACCGGGCCCCGGTCACCGCAACTGGAAGCCCTGTGTCGGCTGGTCGCCGAGGAGATCGGCACCGCTCGGATCGGGGTCGACGACAACTTCTTCGAGGCCGGCGCGAACTCCCTCACCGTCATCAGGATCGTCGGTCGGGTCCGGACCACCTTCGGGGTCAGGATCGGCCCCGAGACGGTGTTCCGCCACCCGACCGTGCTGGCGGTGGCCGAGCAACTGAAGATCGACAACCAAGGCACCGACGCCCTGGACCCGGTACTGGTGCTGCGTCCGCACGGCAGCCGACCGCCGCTGTTCTGTGTCCACCCCGGCGGCGGGATGAGCTGGTGTTACACCTCGCTGTTGGGCAGCCTGGACGCGGACCGTCCGGTGGTGGGCCTCCAGGCACGCGGGCTCAGACCAGGTGAGCAGCCGGCCAGGGGCGGGGTCCCGGAGATGACCGACGACTACCTACGGCTGATCCGCGACGTCCAGCCCCGGGGGCCGTACCACCTGCTCGGATGGTCGTTCGGCGGCACGGTCGCCCACGCCCTGGCCTGCCGGATGCAGCAGGCCGGGGAGGAGGTGGGCCTGCTGGCGGTGATGGACGCCGAGCCGGTCGCGACGGCCGGGCCGACCGGTCCGCCGACCGCCCGGGAGCTGATGCTCGGCCTGCTACAGGAGTTCGGGTACGACCGACGCGACCTGGCGAGCATGCCGCTGCGTCCGGACCGGGTCGTCGCCCTGCTGCGCCAGGAGAGCAGCGCGATGGCGTACCTCGAGCCGGCACACGTGAACGCCGTCCTGGAGGTCTTCGCCAACAACCACCGCGCCATGGACGGCTACCGTCCCGACCTGTTCGACGGCGATCTCGAGTTCTTCGCCGCCAGCGACGAGTCGGCCGTGGACGCCTCCCGCTGGTCGCCGTACGTCAGCGGCCGGACCCGGGTGCACCCGCTGCCCTGCACCCACCGCGACATCGGCCGTCCCGAACACCTGGCGGAGATCGCCCGGATCCTCGACACCGTCCTCGCCTGA